From the genome of Spinacia oleracea cultivar Varoflay chromosome 2, BTI_SOV_V1, whole genome shotgun sequence, one region includes:
- the LOC110788638 gene encoding F-box/FBD/LRR-repeat protein At1g78750: MKVTMSSPNDQWPVDYISSLPNAIISYILSYLPTKTAVSTSILSKRWQYVWPDVPALDFSEMPDYLSHEDLSDEQLIHYRNFVDNVLSRNDVPDVRCFTLNSYSTQDYESAKSWVSAAQGRETSELSIKINCSDTFYCPREFVSRQRLVILKLGGFTIGDMGDSFHLPNLKVLHLVSLRLNGDLFLKKLILGCTALKELLIEGCYGFEETLYVESPILESLVIKESAVKSDDALPFITIKAPNLRFLGLQDAVANYNIDELKLLTEANLDLWDSERYDAVDEHALELIRKLSGVTSLRFGRPDVIYCFENDMPPFENLSRLQLTADLVTYEILECAPNLKSLIFEDIDLLGQDFYTKVAPGCMSCLESFEVFLRKKHHIKVVEHILKVATALKELKVNLYPMIIQHERAVYQRLLDFPRSSPICQVKVVHLY; encoded by the exons ATGAAGGTGACAATGTCGAGCCCAAACGATCAATGGCCTGTTGATTATATCAGTAGTTTACCTAATGCGATTATTAGCTATATTCTATCTTATCTCCCTACCAAGACTGCTGTTTCGACAAgcatattatcgaaaagatggCAGTATGTTTGGCCAGATGTCCCTGCACTCGATTTTTCCGAGATGCCTGATTATCTGTCACATGAAGATCTGAGTGATGAACAACTAATTCATTACAGAAATTTTGTGGATAATGTTCTGTCGCGAAATGATGTACCTGATGTAAGATGCTTTACCCTTAATTCCTATTCTACACAAGATTATGAAAGTGCTAAGTCATGGGTGAGTGCTGCACAAGGGCGGGAAACTAGTGAGCTTAGCATCAAGATTAATTGCAGTGATACTTTTTACTGTCCTAGAGAGTTTGTTTCTCGTCAGAGACTCGTGATTTTAAAACTAGGAGGGTTTACGATTGGTGATATGGGAGACTCGTTTCATCTGCCAAATCTTAAAGTCCTCCACTTAGTTTCCCTTCGACTTAACGGTGATCTATTTCTAAAGAAGTTGATATTAGGCTGTACTGCTCTTAAGGAGCTGCTCATTGAAGGTTGTTATGGTTTTGAGGAGACACTCTATGTAGAGTCTCCGATCTTAGAATCATTAGTAATAAAAGAATCCGCTGTTAAAAGTGATGATGCATTACCATTTATTACTATCAAAGCACCAAATCTTCGGTTCCTTGGTCTCCAAGATGCAGTGGCAAATTATAACATTGATGAACTAAAGTTGCTCACTGAGGCAAATCTTGATCTCTGGGACAGTGAAAGGTATGACGCTGTTGATGAACACGCACTTGAGCTTATTAGAAAGCTCTCTGGGGTGACAAGTCTACGGTTTGGAAGACCTGAT gttatttattgttttgaaAATGATATGCCACCCTTTGAAAATTTGAGCCGTTTGCAGCTTACCGCTGATCTAGTTACCTATGAGATTTTAGAATGTGCTCCCAATCTGAAATCTTTGATCTTTGAGGAT ATAGATTTGCTGGGTCAGGATTTTTATACTAAAGTTGCGCCTGGTTGTATGTCGTGCCTTGAAAGTTTCGAAGTTTTCTTGCGTAAAAAACATCATATCAAAGTGGTGGAGCATATACTGAAGGTTGCTACAGCCTTGAAGGAGTTGAAAGTGAACTTGTATCCTATGATTATACAGCACGAGAGAGCTGTTTATCAACGTTTATTGGATTTTCCAAGATCCTCGCCAATCTGCCAAGTTAAAGTTGTTCATCTGTACTGA
- the LOC110788636 gene encoding V-type proton ATPase 16 kDa proteolipid subunit, with protein MSTAVFNGDETAPFFGFLGAAAALVFSCMGAAYGTAKSGVGVASMGVMRPELVMKSIVPVVMAGVLGIYGLIIAVIISTGINPKAKSYYLFDGYAHLSSGLACGLAGLSAGMAIGIVGDAGVRANAQQPKLFVGMILILIFAEALALYGLIVGIILSSRAGQSRAD; from the exons ATGTCTACTGCAGTCTTCAATGGCGATGAAACTGCTCCCTTCTTCGGCTTCCTCGGCGCCGCTGCCGCTCTCGTCTTCTCCT GTATGGGAGCTGCGTATGGAACCGCGAAGAGTGGTGTAGGAGTGGCGTCGATGGGAGTGATGAGGCCAGAATTGGTGATGAAATCGATTGTACCCGTTGTTATGGCTGGAGTTTTGGGTATTTATGGATTGATTATTGCCGTCATCATTAGTACTGGTATTAACCCTAAGGCTAAGTCGTACTACCTCTTTGATGGTTATGCTCATCTTTCTTCTGGTCTTGCTTGTGGTCTTGCTGGTCTCTCCGCTGGTATGGCCATTGGTATTGTCGGCGATGCCGGTGTCAG AGCTAACGCCCAGCAGCCCAAGCTTTTCGTTGGAATGATCCTGATCCTGATTTTCGCTGAAGCTTTGGCTTTGTACGGTCTGATTGTTGGTATCATCCTCTCTTCTCGTGCTGGTCAGTCAAGAGCCGACTAA
- the LOC110788635 gene encoding lysine-specific histone demethylase 1 homolog 3, with product MDGEDIKVGLKKRSKGVEINVDSDDDEPIGSLFKLKSKRNPKKAKLGSDGEKVKEVGVKGETVQVVDGDLGGMEDTLASFRKKLKGPKKDSSPGSLVKRDLVSKLAELAGECLNSSQKDESLVTTLAQDAEGGAGNVISDLNISQKLEKKRHEKVKRSKAEKSPGILVEADDIEMLDGKSSENQVKRREGLFGPENKHKKKGTRSKSSSATKSHKVSVETDDSEVPDDRALRDQEEGKEGPSTSPSHDILTDSLSSFLRKTQSGVRKKLRPASGSKSRRGEKLRDKDHCPSSDGVSLDFQYTIGKNSILDANFRSNSQKSEDYLFGSGRISPIAPNSEVARDQDLDAVIVEESGNVPIRDPVHTDGMITDISTGLGDDRYGDTCLDHSFPVSQFVACSEKTRVIFNIGESCKESEMIQEQPQIIPSDKICEKDTNKFPVAKAYNHHSSGSPGAQPQNGGGNSVPLTSSSMVNYVPCSISESDFVEEFCEPTKREAAVRSDIGCTQNHDMVTSRADQLCADKSNEGDTPIGIEINEGANGLFSPSVTPDEDGGYQEDSGCFPESNNQCNSVLNDRAVRRAKKRKDGDMAYEGDVAWEVVMHEQGSLDSYHPVDRGQGVQSNERFNSSSTADPDFEVGGAAAVSVGLKARAADLVEKIKFKEVLKRKGGMQEYLECRNKILSLWNKDVTRVLPLADCGIAFTPADDEPHRASLMRDIYSFLDQSGYINAGIAANKEKAEPTSGNYKLLGEKKFEGGSGASVADSVDGVSFILGQVKSLDTFPKAEDGVALSDENLPGEAVKGGIEKVLDLSVDKAVKGGIEKVLDLSVDKQLDECQGVGELDEQRIDVKASREIVESGFLTADILGKSLDNAADTSLPLTHEHLEANACDLENKKRIIVVGAGPAGLTAARHLQRQGFSVTVLEARSRIGGRVYTDRSSLSVPVDLGASIITGVEADVASERRPDPSSLICAQLGLELTILNSDCPLYDIRTGQKVPPDVDEALEAEFNSLLDDMVFVVAKKGESATRMSLEDGLEYGLKRRRKILSGTDNGNYGMLRPLTGTFNHEKGSEGCHPAKQNDCRDETLSPLERRVMDWHFAHLEYGCAALLKEVSLPHWNQDDAYGGFGGAHCMIKGGYGAVVESIAQGLSIHLNQVVADISYGVLGSVGSDSCSHKVKVSTFSGNEFTGDAILITVPLGCLKAESIKFSPPLPKWKHSAIQRLGFGVLNKVVLEFPEVFWDDSVDYFGATAEHSDLRGRCFMFWNIQKTVGAPVLIALVVGKAAKEGQNLSPSDHVNHALRVLRKLFGDTSVPDPVASVVTDWGRDPFSYGAYSYVAVGASGEDYDIIGRPVENCLFFAGEATCKEHPDTVGGAMMSGLREAVRIIDILTTGNDYRAEAEAVEAAQRQSNSQRNEVKDITRRLDAIDLSIIRYKSSSDRSQFFATESLLQDMFFSATTSAGRLRLAKELLSLPVESLKSVAGTKEGLSILNSWILDSMGKNGTQLLRLCVHILVLVSRDLVAVRLSGIGKTVKEKVCVHTSRDIRSIASQLVNMWIEVFRKEKTTNGGLKLLRHMTNSDSSKAKGKDPGSRKPPIHVQHSAAGNKVNPSSKKLAVKQVKLETGFGSKIDARSSASQVSNGGPGNKLEEDGNVPLSEEEQAALAAADAARAAAVAAAEAYASCEARVSMMQLPKVPSFQKFARREQYSLMDESERKRWSGGVLGRQDCLSEIDSRNCRVRDWSVDFSATCANLDNSRMSTDNYSQRSHSNDMACQLNLREHSGESVAGDSTAFTKAWVDSSGSDGMKDYHAIERWQCQAAAAEYEFQSSVHIEDEEDSSTMSRHVTRKTEGLVNESSVSQVTINKDLAADQHRGTEHIKQGVVDYVASLLMPLYKARKIDKDGYKSIMKKSSTKVMEQTTDAEKAMAVCEFLDFKRKNKIRAFVDKLIERHMPMKPVGKP from the exons ATGGATGGTGAGGACATAAAGGTTGGTCTCAAAAAGAGGTCTAAAGGGGTTGAGATTAATGTAGATTCTGATGATGATGAGCCGATTGGGTCGTTGTTCAAATTGAAAAGCAAGAGAAACCCGAAGAAGGCTAAGTTGGGATCGGATGGTGAGAAGGTTAAGGAGGTAGGGGTTAAGGGGGAGACAGTTCAGGTTGTAGATGGGGATTTAGGGGGAATGGAGGATACCTTAGCTAGCTTTAGGAAGAAGTTGAAGGGTCCGAAGAAAGATAGTAGCCCTGGGAGTTTAGTGAAGAGGGACTTGGTGTCGAAACTGGCCGAACTCGCAGGTGAATGTCTGAATAGTTCACAGAAGGATGAGAGTCTGGTAACTACGTTGGCCCAAGATGCTGAGGGTGGAGCTGGTAATGTGATTTCAGATTTAAATATCAGCCAAAAGCTAGAAAAGAAGCGACATGAAAAAGTTAAGAGGTCCAAGGCTGAAAAGAGTCCTGGTATACTTGTTGAAGCAGATGACATTGAGATGCTAGATGGTAAATCATCTGAAAACCAGGTGAAGAGACGGGAAGGTTTGTTTGGTCCTGAAAACAAACATAAGAAGAAGGGTACAAGGTCCAAGTCTTCTTCAGCTACAAAGAGTCACAAGGTTTCAGTAGAGACAGATGACAGTGAGGTACCAGACGACCGTGCATTACGTGATCAGGAAGAGGGGAAAGAAGGTCCATCTACTAGCCCTTCACATGACATTTTGACAGATTCTCTGTCCTCATTTTTAAGGAAGACACAGTCTGGTGTACGCAAGAAGCTGCGTCCTGCTTCTGGTTCAAAGTCTAGGAGGGGAGAGAAATTGCGGGATAAAGATCACTGTCCAAGCTCAGACGGTGTTTCCTTAgattttcaatatacaattgGAAAGAATTCTATTTTAGATGCAAACTTTAGAAGTAATAGTCAGAAATCAGAAGATTATTTATTTGGTAGTGGTCGAATCAGCCCTATTGCTCCCAACAGTGAGGTAGCTAGGGATCAGGATTTAGACGCTGTAATTGTTGAAGAGTCTGGCAATGTACCAATCAGGGATCCTGTACATACTGATGGTATGATTACTGATATAAGTACGGGACTTGGTGACGATAGATATGGTGACACTTGCTTGGACCATTCATTTCCAGTGTCCCAATTTGTTGCTTGTTCTGAGAAGACAAGAGTAATATTCAATATTGGTGAATCTTGTAAGGAGTCTGAAATGATCCAGGAGCAGCCTCAGATTATTCCATCAGATAAAATCTGTGAAAAGGATACAAATAAGTTTCCTGTTGCAAAAGCTTATAACCATCACTCTTCGGGTTCCCCAGGTGCTCAACCCCAGAATGGAGGTGGGAATTCTGTACCCCTAACTTCCAGCAGCATGGTGAATTATGTTCCCTGTTCTATCTCCGAATCAGATTTTGTGGAAGAATTCTGTGAACCAACCAAACGTGAGGCTGCTGTTAGATCTGATATTGGCTGTACTCAGAATCATGACATGGTAACTTCAAGAGCTGATCAATTGTGTGCTGATAAAAGTAATGAAGGTGATACCCCCATCGGAATTGAAATCAATGAAGGAGCGAACGGATTGTTCTCCCCGTCCGTCACACCAGATGAGGATGGCGGTTATCAAGAAGATTCGGGATGCTTTCCCGAGTCAAACAACCAGTGTAATTCTGTGCTGAATGACCGTGCTGTCCGCAGAGCTAAAAAGAGGAAAGATGGCGATATGGCGTATGAGGGTGATGTTGCTTGGGAGGTTGTGATGCACGAGCAAGGTTCTCTTGATTCCTATCATCCCGTAGATAGAGGCCAGGGCGTTCAGTCAAACGAGAGATTTAACTCCTCTTCAACTGCGGATCCTGATTTTGAGGTTGGTGGAGCTGCTGCAGTGTCAGTTGGTCTAAAAGCTCGTGCAGCTGATCTTGTGGAGAAGATCAAGTTCAAGGAGGTCTTGAAACGCAAAGGTGGAATGCAAGAATACTTGGAATGCAG GAACAAGATTTTAAGTCTTTGGAACAAGGATGTCACCCGTGTGTTGCCTCTTGCTGATTGTGGCATTGCTTTCACTCCCGCTGATGATGAACCTCATCGTGCTTCCTTGATGAGGGATATCTACTCATTTCTTGACCAAAGT GGATATATTAATGCTGGAATTGCTGCTAACAAAGAGAAGGCAGAGCCCACTTCAGGGAACTACAAACTGTTGGGAGAAAAGAAGTTCGAAGGGGGTTCTGGGGCTTCTGTTGCTGACTCAGTAGATGGAGTATCCTTTATCCTCGGTCAGGTCAAAAGCCTTGATACATTTCCTAAGGCAGAGGATGGTGTTGCTTTATCTGATGAGAACCTCCCAGGAGAAGCTGTGAAAGGTGGTATTGAAAAAGTACTTGATCTATCTGTTGATAAAGCTGTGAAAGGTGGTATTGAAAAAGTACTTGATCTATCTGTTGATAAGCAGCTCGATGAATGCCAAGGTGTAGGGGAACTTGATGAGCAACGTATTGATGTGAAAGCATCTAGAGAAATCGTTGAATCGGGCTTCTTGACTGCTGACATACTTGGGAAGAGTCTTGATAATGCTGCAGACACTTCTCTGCCATTGACTCATGAGCATTTGGAGGCCAATGCATGCGACTTGGAAAACAAGAAAAGGATCATAGTTGTGGGAGCTGGCCCTGCAGGTTTAACTGCAGCGCGCCATTTGCAAAGGCAAGGTTTTTCTGTCACTGTGCTTgaggctaggagtaggattggTGGTCGGGTTTATACAGACCGCTCATCACTTTCAGTGCCTGTGGATCTCGGGGCGAGTATTATAACAGGAGTTGAGGCTGATGTGGCTAGTGAAAGAAGACCTGATCCTTCATCCTTGATTTGCGCTCAGTTGGGTCTTGAGTTGACAATACTAAACAGTGATTGTCCACTTTATGATATCAGAACTGGTCAAAAGGTGCCTCCTGATGTTGATGAAGCTTTAGAAGCCGAGTTCAATAGTCTTCTTGATGATATGGTGTTTGTTGTTGCAAAAAAAGGGGAAAGTGCTACAAGAATGTCTCTTGAAGACGGTTTAGAGTATGGTCTTAAAAGACGCCGAAAAATCCTCTCTGGAACAGACAATGGAAATTATGGGATGTTGCGACCATTGACTGGAACTTTCAACCATGAAAAGGGCTCTGAAGGCTGCCATCCTGCAAAGCAGAATGATTGTAGGGATGAAACACTTAGTCCTCTGGAGAGGAGAGTTATGGACTGgcattttgctcatttggagtATGGGTGTGCAGCGTTGCTAAAGGAAGTATCTCTTCCTCATTGGAACCAGGATGATGCCTATGGAGGATTTGGAGGTGCGCATTGTATGATTAAAGGAGGTTATGGTGCTGTTGTGGAATCTATAGCTCAAGGACTTTCCATCCATTTGAACCAGGTGGTGGCTGACATTTCTTATGGTGTACTGGGTTCAGTAGGATCAGATAGTTGCTCACACAAGGTAAAAGTGTCAACATTTAGTGGTAATGAATTTACCGGAGATGCTATTTTGATTACTGTGCCACTTGGGTGCTTAAAGGCTGAATCCATTAAGTTCTCCCCACCATTGCCGAAGTGGAAACATTCAGCAATCCAGCGGCTGGGTTTTGGTGTTCTCAACAAAGTAGTTCTGGAATTCCCAGAAGTTTTTTGGGATGATAGTGTGGACTACTTTGGAGCTACTGCTGAGCACTCTGACCTTAGAGGCCGCTGCTTTATGTTCTGGAACATTCAGAAAACAGTTGGAGCTCCTGTTCTCATAGCATTAGTGGTTGGTAAAGCAGCTAAAGAAGGACAAAATTTAAGCCCCTCTGATCATGTAAATCATGCTTTAAGGGTTCTACGCAAATTATTTGGTGACACTTCTGTTCCTGATCCCGTTGCATCAGTAGTGACGGACTGGGGAAGAGATCCTTTTAGTTATGGTGCGTACTCTTATGTTGCTGTTGGGGCTTCTGGCGAGGACTATGACATAATAGGTAGACCCGTTGAAAACTGTTTGTTTTTTGCTGGTGAAGCTACCTGCAAGGAGCATCCAGATACAGTAGGTGGTGCAATGATGAGTGGGCTGCGAGAGGCAGTTCGTATAATTGACATATTGACCACTGGTAATGATTACAGAGCTGAAGCAGAAGCTGTTGAAGCTGCACAGAGACAATCAAACAGCCAGAGGAATGAAGTTAAGGACATTACAAGAAGGCTTGATGCAATTGATCTCTCCATTATCCGCTATAAGAGTTCATCAGATAGATCCCAGTTTTTTGCTACAGAAAGTTTACTACAGGATATGTTCTTTAGTGCCACAACGTCAGCTGGAAGATTGCGTCTGGCTAAAGAGCTATTAAGTCTTCCTGTTGAATCTCTGAAGTCTGTTGCTGGGACTAAAGAAGGGCTCAGTATACTCAACTCGTGGATACTG GATTCCATGGGAAAGAATGGAACTCAACTTCTGCGTCTCTGTGTCCATATACTTGTTCTGGTCTCTAGAGACTTGGTAGCTGTCCGGCTGTCAG GTATTGGAAAAACTGTCAAAGAGAAAGTCTGTGTTCATACTAGCCGTGATATACGCAGCATCGCAAGCCAGTTGGTTAACATGTGGATTGAGGTTTTCCGCAAGGAGAAGACTACTAATGGTGGCTTGAAGTTATTGAGACACATGACAAATTCAGATTCTTCAAAAGCGAAAGGGAAAGATCCAGGTTCGAGGAAACCTCCTATACATGTGCAGCATTCTGCAGCTGGAAATAAGGTCAATCCGAGCTCAAAGAAGCTAGCTGTAAAGCAAGTGAAACTGGAAACTGGGTTTGGCTCAAAAATAGATGCTCGATCATCAGCATCACAAGTTTCAAACGGCGGACCAGGTAACAAGTTAGAGGAAGATGGGAACGTTCCGTTGTCTGAAGAAGaacaagctgctcttgcagctGCAGATGCTGCTCGTGCTGCTGCTGTAGCGGCTGCTGAG GCTTATGCATCATGCGAAGCTAGAGTGAGCATGATGCAATTACCCAAGGTACCGTCTTTCCAGAAGTTTGCCAGACGAGAGCAATATTCACTAATGGACGAGTCTGAGCGAAAAAGGTGGTCTGGTGGTGTGTTGGGAAGACAAGACTGTTTATCAGAAATAGACTCGAGAAATTGTCGAGTTAGAGATTGGTCTGTTGATTTTTCTGCCACATGTGCCAATCTTGACAATTCAAGAATGTCAACCGATAACTATTCTCAGCGGAGCCATTCCAATGATATGGCATGCCAATTGAACTTGAGAGAGCATTCTGGAGAAAGTGTGGCTGGGGACAGCACTGCATTTACTAAAGCTTGGGTTGATTCTTCTGGTAGTGACGGGATGAAGGACTACCACGCCATTGAGAGATGGCAGTGCCAAGCTGCAGCTGCTGAGTATGAATTTCAATCTTCCGTTCATATTGAGGATGAGGAAGATTCAAGCACAATGTCAAGACATGTCACAAGGAAGACAGAGGGACTGGTGAATGAGAGTTCTGTTTCACAGGTGACAATAAACAAGGATTTGGCTGCTGACCAACACAGAGGAACTGAGCATATTAAGCAAGGTGTTGTGGATTATGTAGCTTCACTGCTTATGCCTTTGTATAAAGCTAGGAAGATTGATAAAGATGGTTATAAGTCGATAATGAAAAAGAGTTCAACGAAG GTCATGGAGCAGACAACTGATGCGGAGAAAGCAATGGCTGTCTGCGAGTTTCTTGATTTTAAGCGCAAGAACAAG ATTCGCGCTTTTGTTGACAAGTTGATCGAGAGGCACATGCCAATGAAGCCAGTAGGGAAGCCTTGA